One part of the Parasphingorhabdus sp. SCSIO 66989 genome encodes these proteins:
- a CDS encoding alcohol dehydrogenase catalytic domain-containing protein encodes MMRAAVVENPGQLVIRNLSDPVPGPYQVLTKQLFGGICAATDNHLVQGKLPIPGISYPLILGHEAIGEVISVGSKVRNLKPGDLVTRTGAPATDDCAANWGGFAELGLAYDFAAMRDDGLPEEEWQPHTINRVLPAGTDPAAATMMITWRETLSYITRLGPVSGKRVLIIGSGGNGFSFLALAKALSASAVAMIGNPRWSSHAAETGADAFADYRDQDAIADLKNIGGADGFDLMIDSVGYTGGIENVLSLMARGAAIGLYGLEALGERMNALHAIEAKGYRVHGPGEYAEGEAHDQAVEFMQSGALDAKVWFDPANPFSLDNINDSLAAVANRESLKAVVRISD; translated from the coding sequence ATGATGCGCGCTGCTGTTGTTGAAAATCCTGGCCAGCTTGTCATTCGTAACCTGAGTGATCCCGTTCCCGGCCCTTATCAGGTGCTGACCAAACAATTGTTCGGCGGAATCTGCGCCGCCACGGATAATCATCTAGTGCAGGGCAAATTGCCCATTCCGGGCATCAGTTATCCATTGATCCTGGGGCATGAGGCCATTGGCGAGGTGATCTCGGTGGGGAGCAAGGTGCGCAATCTGAAGCCCGGCGATCTTGTCACCCGAACCGGCGCGCCGGCCACCGATGATTGCGCTGCCAATTGGGGCGGTTTTGCAGAACTGGGGCTAGCGTATGATTTTGCAGCGATGCGCGATGATGGTTTGCCGGAAGAGGAGTGGCAACCGCACACAATCAATCGCGTCTTGCCCGCCGGCACCGACCCTGCGGCTGCCACCATGATGATCACCTGGCGCGAAACACTGAGCTATATCACGCGTCTTGGGCCCGTTAGCGGCAAGCGGGTGCTGATCATCGGTTCGGGTGGCAACGGTTTTTCCTTCCTGGCATTGGCTAAAGCGCTCAGCGCATCGGCAGTGGCCATGATTGGCAACCCCCGATGGTCCAGCCACGCCGCCGAAACGGGTGCAGACGCCTTTGCCGATTATCGAGACCAGGATGCCATTGCTGACCTCAAAAACATCGGTGGAGCAGATGGCTTCGACCTCATGATAGATTCTGTCGGCTATACCGGCGGTATTGAAAACGTACTGTCCCTAATGGCTCGGGGAGCAGCCATCGGGCTTTATGGCTTGGAGGCGTTGGGTGAGCGGATGAATGCGTTGCACGCCATCGAAGCCAAGGGCTATCGCGTACATGGACCCGGTGAATATGCTGAAGGCGAAGCGCATGACCAGGCGGTCGAATTTATGCAGTCCGGCGCGCTGGATGCCAAGGTTTGGTTTGATCCCGCCAACCCCTTTTCATTGGACAATATCAATGACAGTCTTGCTGCTGTTGCCAACCGGGAGAGCCTGAAGGCTGTAGTCCGCATATCGGACTGA
- a CDS encoding MFS transporter has translation MTAAQREQQAWESAAEAPKGFRFFLFASPQLALATLGLPIVIYLPAYYAGPLGLGLAATGFIFMITRFWDVFTDGFLGWAVDRFPTRWGRRKIWMLVSTPLMVAGTIAICFPPEGAGNLYLMFWLIFIYIWWTLIHLCHIAWAAELSDRYDERSSIQSRILAVYFSGLLLVLTAPIAVGAIMGETDLETKVRAMGIYAAVLLPITVLVAVFMAREKAAPPRASTEKPLGFIEGLSLASRNPALLRLLGVDMLAGLAGGTASGLFVFVTGELFQLEGALTIGGVAVDPGALLIFTYAGAFFGIPLWLKLSYRIGKHRAVSASAILTILAFLYSLIMPRGDFLAASVFYLVNGIAFGAAPFLDRAMLADVVDLDQTQSGEQRTGFFFALMSMTNKIGYALPIGIIFPLLALIGFDPNGNNDPQAIAWLGAIFVGIPVLLKLLIIALTWNFPITREMQEDLRTQLTSQEAS, from the coding sequence ATGACAGCAGCACAGCGAGAACAGCAGGCTTGGGAGTCCGCGGCTGAAGCGCCCAAGGGTTTTCGCTTCTTCCTCTTCGCCTCGCCCCAGCTTGCCCTGGCCACGCTCGGCTTGCCTATCGTGATCTATCTGCCAGCCTATTATGCCGGTCCGCTCGGACTGGGTTTGGCAGCCACCGGCTTCATCTTCATGATCACACGCTTCTGGGACGTGTTTACCGATGGCTTCCTTGGCTGGGCTGTAGACCGTTTCCCGACCCGCTGGGGCCGACGCAAGATCTGGATGCTGGTCTCTACCCCGCTGATGGTGGCCGGTACCATCGCCATCTGCTTCCCGCCAGAGGGAGCCGGCAATCTCTACCTGATGTTCTGGCTCATATTCATCTATATCTGGTGGACGCTGATTCACCTGTGCCACATTGCCTGGGCCGCCGAACTGTCCGACCGTTATGACGAGCGCTCGAGCATCCAGAGCCGTATCCTTGCGGTCTATTTTTCCGGTCTGCTGCTGGTGTTAACCGCGCCGATCGCAGTAGGCGCTATAATGGGCGAAACCGACCTTGAAACCAAGGTGCGGGCTATGGGCATCTATGCTGCGGTGCTGCTGCCGATCACCGTTCTCGTCGCTGTTTTCATGGCACGCGAGAAGGCAGCGCCGCCCCGCGCATCGACCGAGAAGCCTTTGGGCTTTATCGAAGGATTGTCGCTGGCTTCGCGCAACCCGGCATTGTTGCGCCTGCTGGGTGTGGACATGCTGGCGGGTCTTGCAGGTGGCACGGCCAGCGGTCTGTTTGTCTTTGTCACCGGGGAACTGTTCCAGCTGGAGGGCGCGCTGACGATTGGCGGCGTTGCGGTCGATCCGGGCGCGCTGCTGATCTTCACCTATGCCGGAGCGTTCTTTGGTATCCCATTGTGGCTGAAGCTGTCCTATCGCATTGGCAAGCACCGCGCAGTGTCCGCCTCGGCCATACTGACGATCCTGGCGTTCCTCTATTCACTCATCATGCCGAGGGGAGACTTTCTCGCGGCTTCTGTCTTCTACCTGGTGAATGGCATTGCCTTTGGCGCTGCCCCCTTTCTCGACCGGGCCATGCTCGCAGACGTCGTCGATCTTGATCAGACGCAGAGCGGCGAGCAGCGCACCGGTTTCTTCTTTGCCTTGATGTCGATGACCAACAAAATCGGTTACGCCTTGCCGATCGGGATAATCTTTCCGCTACTCGCCCTGATCGGCTTCGACCCCAATGGCAATAACGATCCGCAGGCGATCGCCTGGCTCGGTGCCATCTTTGTTGGCATTCCTGTCCTTTTGAAACTGCTGATCATCGCGTTGACGTGGAACTTCCCTATCACCCGCGAAATGCAGGAAGACTTGCGCACCCAGCTCACAAGCCAAGAGGCGAGCTAG
- a CDS encoding class I adenylate-forming enzyme family protein: protein MSQIADLITRAARQFGSKPCLIEGERVVSFADFDAATNRFANALRALGLADGERVGVLLPNGIDCLIAYYGLAKAGLVRVSLNSRDTPSDLRFKLAEVGASAVLVSEDAPDLGVETTLPPARLQALLDAASDDPVIVERNLDEPYRLGFTGGTTGKPKAVTLTERGELAELSAFLTDLVPDISDADSFLHAAPIAHASGAFFLPALTRGATSLVMEKFDAADFVTLAASTSATMTFLVPTMLALLLEEPGLDDAELALRRIAYGASPIAPALYARAEQCFGPIFVQTYGQAESPMVITCLKPDEHDRVGSCGRPFTIAQVAVMDDDDTLLPAGAAGEIVVKGPQLMARYWNRPDATAEAFRGGWLHTGDIGRMDEDGFFYLLDRKGDMLISGGYNVYPREVEDVLLAFPGVVEAAVIGLPDEKWGDRVHAVVSGQNIDTAALLAHARSALAGYKAPKSVNVWTALPKSPANKILRREVKRRVLEGQEVAA, encoded by the coding sequence ATGAGCCAGATCGCTGACCTGATCACACGCGCTGCCCGCCAGTTTGGCAGCAAGCCGTGCCTGATAGAAGGCGAGCGGGTGGTGAGCTTTGCGGATTTCGATGCCGCCACGAACCGCTTCGCGAATGCGCTGCGGGCTCTCGGTCTGGCTGATGGCGAGCGGGTGGGCGTATTGTTACCAAACGGGATTGATTGCCTGATAGCCTATTACGGATTGGCCAAGGCAGGGCTGGTGCGGGTCAGTCTCAACAGCCGTGACACCCCGTCTGACTTGCGCTTCAAACTGGCCGAGGTCGGCGCAAGCGCGGTTCTGGTAAGCGAGGACGCGCCCGATTTGGGGGTGGAGACCACGCTGCCCCCGGCCCGGCTGCAGGCGCTGCTGGATGCCGCCAGTGATGATCCTGTCATCGTCGAACGCAATCTGGATGAGCCTTACCGCCTCGGCTTCACCGGCGGCACCACTGGCAAGCCCAAAGCGGTGACCCTGACCGAGCGCGGCGAACTTGCCGAGCTTTCCGCTTTCCTTACCGATCTTGTACCGGACATCAGTGACGCCGACAGCTTCCTGCATGCAGCGCCTATTGCCCATGCCTCAGGTGCATTCTTCCTGCCTGCTTTGACGCGCGGTGCTACCTCACTGGTCATGGAGAAATTCGATGCCGCCGACTTCGTGACGCTGGCCGCTTCGACTAGCGCAACGATGACCTTCCTGGTGCCCACTATGCTGGCCTTGTTGCTGGAAGAACCCGGCCTTGATGATGCTGAGCTTGCGCTGCGGCGCATCGCCTATGGTGCCTCGCCGATCGCACCGGCGCTCTATGCCCGTGCCGAGCAGTGTTTCGGTCCGATCTTCGTGCAGACCTATGGGCAAGCGGAATCGCCGATGGTGATCACATGCCTTAAACCCGATGAGCATGATCGGGTCGGTTCCTGTGGGCGGCCGTTCACCATCGCCCAAGTGGCGGTGATGGACGATGATGACACGCTATTGCCAGCGGGCGCTGCGGGTGAGATTGTGGTCAAAGGGCCGCAACTCATGGCGCGTTACTGGAACAGGCCGGACGCGACAGCAGAGGCTTTTCGTGGTGGCTGGCTGCACACCGGCGATATTGGCCGCATGGATGAGGACGGCTTTTTCTATCTGCTCGACCGCAAGGGCGATATGCTGATCTCCGGTGGTTACAACGTCTATCCACGTGAGGTCGAAGACGTGCTGCTCGCCTTCCCCGGGGTGGTCGAGGCCGCCGTTATCGGCCTGCCCGACGAGAAATGGGGCGATCGCGTCCACGCCGTGGTGAGCGGGCAGAATATCGATACGGCTGCTCTGCTGGCGCACGCCCGATCAGCCTTGGCAGGCTATAAAGCACCCAAATCCGTCAATGTCTGGACTGCGCTACCCAAGAGCCCGGCAAACAAGATCCTGCGCCGTGAAGTGAAGCGGCGGGTTCTTGAAGGACAGGAGGTGGCCGCATGA
- a CDS encoding aldo/keto reductase, which produces MDYRTLGSTGLSVSVLSLGGLFVSAAGGPFERARDAVHHALARGVNYIDTAPMYLDSEEVLGRILADTSEPVILSTKLGARPQPFDPRDADALLESFETSCKLLGRSEIDILMIHEPDRPRQFDWWEAMDEARGPVMDVIDRLKDEGRIRFAGLGGTTAYDMARLIRTGRFDVVLTAFNTSLLWREAWHEILPAAAEHGVGVVAGSPLQQGALARIWRDEVETSEWLSRPRREQFRKLYALVDEIDIPLAELSLRFLLAEPRISTILMGARSVEEVDANVDAIAKGPLPSDLMEKLDEIAAMVPFRPHDEPFALPFGRPYAGTPAAGPV; this is translated from the coding sequence ATGGACTATCGCACACTCGGAAGCACCGGCTTATCAGTTAGCGTTCTGTCGCTGGGTGGCCTTTTCGTATCTGCGGCGGGTGGCCCATTTGAGCGAGCGCGCGATGCTGTCCATCACGCGCTGGCGCGTGGGGTCAATTATATCGACACTGCGCCAATGTATCTCGACAGCGAGGAGGTTCTGGGTCGTATTCTTGCTGACACATCCGAGCCGGTAATCCTCTCGACAAAGCTCGGTGCACGGCCGCAGCCATTTGATCCGCGCGATGCCGATGCGCTGCTCGAATCGTTCGAGACAAGCTGCAAACTTCTGGGGCGCAGCGAAATCGACATATTGATGATTCACGAACCTGACCGCCCGCGCCAATTTGACTGGTGGGAAGCGATGGATGAAGCGCGCGGCCCGGTGATGGATGTTATCGACCGCTTGAAGGACGAAGGCCGTATCCGCTTTGCTGGCTTGGGCGGGACGACGGCCTATGATATGGCGCGGCTGATACGCACGGGTCGGTTCGACGTCGTTCTGACGGCCTTTAACACCAGCCTGCTCTGGCGGGAAGCCTGGCACGAGATCCTTCCGGCAGCGGCTGAACATGGTGTGGGCGTCGTCGCTGGATCACCACTGCAACAGGGTGCACTGGCGCGCATATGGCGCGATGAGGTGGAAACTTCAGAATGGTTGTCCCGCCCGCGCCGCGAGCAGTTCCGCAAGCTCTACGCTCTGGTCGACGAGATTGATATCCCCCTCGCTGAATTGTCGCTGCGCTTTCTATTGGCGGAACCTCGCATTTCCACCATCCTCATGGGCGCGCGCAGCGTCGAAGAGGTGGATGCCAATGTCGATGCGATAGCCAAAGGGCCGCTGCCATCTGACCTGATGGAGAAACTCGACGAAATTGCCGCGATGGTGCCGTTTCGGCCCCATGACGAGCCTTTCGCCCTGCCCTTCGGTCGCCCTTATGCCGGCACGCCCGCAGCCGGCCCAGTCTAG
- a CDS encoding NADPH-dependent 2,4-dienoyl-CoA reductase: MAATATKHEASDAHPRYPRTFSPLDLGFTRLKNRILMGSMHTGLEDIEGGFERMAAFFSARARGGVGMIITGGIAPNHEGGGGAKLSTPEEAARHSIVTKAVHATDPEVKIIMQILHAGALANTPDCVAPSAIRSRIGRFIPNELDSEGIEKQLADFTNCAMQAKAAGYDGVEIIGSAGYLLSTFLVEKTNQRDDEWGGNFENRMRFPVETVRRTRAAVGDDFILIFRIPAMDMLEEGMSGDEVIQLAKAIEAAGANIISTHFTWHEAQVPTIATMVPRAAFAEVTGRIRKHVSVPMITSNRINMPEVAEEVLAAGHSDLVSMARPMLADADLVNKAFEGREDEINTCIACNQACLDHTFSGKLTSCLVNPRACHETLLEAKPAKVARNLAVVGAGPAGLAFAVEAAERGHQVTIYDAASEIGGQFNLAKRVPGKEEFHETLRYFARMIDKLDISLKLNTRADAEMLAAGGYDEVIIATGIRPRVPDLAGIDHPKAIGYIDAIVGRKPIGRRVAIMGAGGIGFDVATLITHAGPSAAMDIPTFCREWGVDFANHPRGGVSGVKKHINQADREVFLLQRRDSKPGRSLGRTTGWTHRLSLARRGVQVLGGVTYLKIDDAGLHTLIGDEPRLFDVDTVIICAGQEPERTLYDALLARGISAQLIGGAHEAVELDAKRAIAEATELALAL, from the coding sequence ATGGCTGCCACCGCGACTAAGCATGAAGCTTCGGATGCACATCCACGCTATCCGCGCACCTTCTCGCCGCTTGACCTGGGGTTCACCCGCTTGAAGAATCGCATCCTTATGGGATCGATGCACACCGGCCTTGAGGATATTGAGGGCGGATTTGAGCGAATGGCCGCGTTTTTCTCGGCCCGCGCCCGTGGCGGGGTGGGCATGATCATCACCGGCGGCATCGCCCCCAACCATGAAGGCGGCGGCGGTGCCAAGCTCTCTACCCCGGAAGAGGCAGCCCGTCATAGCATCGTGACCAAGGCAGTGCACGCTACAGACCCGGAGGTGAAGATCATCATGCAAATCCTGCATGCCGGAGCGCTGGCGAATACGCCGGACTGCGTGGCACCATCGGCCATACGGTCGCGCATCGGTCGCTTCATCCCCAATGAACTGGACAGTGAGGGTATTGAGAAGCAGCTGGCCGATTTCACCAACTGTGCGATGCAGGCAAAGGCGGCGGGCTATGATGGCGTAGAGATCATCGGCTCGGCCGGCTATCTGCTCTCCACCTTTCTTGTCGAAAAGACCAATCAACGCGATGATGAATGGGGCGGCAATTTCGAGAACCGGATGCGCTTCCCTGTTGAAACGGTCCGACGGACACGCGCAGCCGTGGGCGATGATTTCATCCTCATCTTTCGCATACCGGCAATGGACATGCTGGAAGAAGGCATGTCGGGAGACGAGGTGATCCAACTTGCCAAGGCGATTGAAGCCGCCGGAGCGAACATCATCAGCACCCATTTCACCTGGCACGAAGCGCAGGTGCCGACCATCGCCACAATGGTCCCGCGCGCTGCCTTTGCCGAGGTGACAGGGCGCATTCGCAAACATGTTTCAGTGCCGATGATCACCTCGAACCGCATCAACATGCCCGAAGTCGCTGAAGAGGTGCTTGCCGCCGGTCATTCCGATCTCGTCTCGATGGCGCGGCCGATGCTGGCCGATGCCGATCTGGTGAACAAAGCGTTTGAAGGTCGCGAAGACGAGATCAATACCTGCATCGCCTGTAATCAGGCCTGTCTCGATCACACCTTTAGCGGCAAACTCACTTCGTGCCTTGTCAATCCCAGAGCCTGTCACGAGACCTTGCTGGAGGCGAAACCGGCAAAGGTAGCGCGCAACCTTGCCGTAGTGGGTGCTGGACCAGCCGGGCTCGCATTCGCGGTAGAAGCGGCGGAGCGTGGCCATCAGGTCACCATCTATGATGCGGCCAGCGAAATTGGCGGTCAGTTCAACCTCGCCAAAAGGGTTCCGGGCAAGGAGGAGTTTCACGAGACGCTGCGCTATTTCGCCCGGATGATCGACAAGCTTGATATCAGCTTGAAGCTGAATACCCGTGCCGATGCCGAAATGCTGGCGGCTGGCGGCTATGACGAAGTCATCATTGCAACCGGCATACGCCCGCGCGTCCCTGATCTCGCCGGGATCGATCACCCCAAAGCCATTGGCTATATCGATGCCATAGTTGGTCGCAAGCCAATCGGTCGACGCGTCGCGATCATGGGGGCGGGTGGCATCGGTTTCGATGTCGCCACGCTTATCACCCATGCCGGGCCATCGGCAGCGATGGATATTCCCACATTCTGCCGCGAATGGGGCGTCGATTTCGCCAACCACCCGCGCGGCGGCGTCTCCGGTGTCAAGAAGCACATCAACCAAGCCGACCGCGAGGTTTTCCTATTGCAGCGCCGCGACAGCAAGCCTGGCAGATCGCTTGGCCGCACGACCGGCTGGACGCACCGCTTGTCGCTAGCGCGGCGTGGTGTGCAGGTGCTGGGCGGTGTCACTTATCTCAAGATCGACGATGCAGGCCTGCACACGCTGATCGGCGATGAACCAAGGCTATTCGACGTAGATACCGTGATTATCTGCGCCGGGCAGGAGCCAGAGCGGACGCTCTATGATGCGCTGCTGGCGCGTGGTATCTCCGCGCAACTTATCGGTGGTGCGCATGAGGCGGTCGAACTGGATGCCAAACGCGCCATTGCCGAAGCGACGGAACTGGCTCTGGCTCTTTAG
- a CDS encoding L-rhamnose mutarotase — protein sequence MQRRAMVIRVKPEKLEEYKALHANPFPGVIAALKAANVSNYSIFLKDDVLFGYLEYTGDDWDADMAKVAADPETQRWWTFTDPCQTPWPTAEPEEWWSEMECVFHMD from the coding sequence ATGCAGCGACGCGCAATGGTGATCCGGGTCAAGCCGGAAAAGCTGGAGGAGTATAAGGCGCTCCATGCCAACCCCTTTCCGGGCGTCATCGCCGCGCTCAAGGCGGCCAATGTCTCCAACTACTCGATCTTCCTGAAGGACGACGTGCTGTTCGGCTATCTTGAATATACGGGCGATGACTGGGACGCCGATATGGCAAAGGTTGCCGCCGACCCGGAGACCCAGCGGTGGTGGACCTTCACCGATCCCTGTCAGACCCCCTGGCCAACGGCAGAGCCAGAAGAGTGGTGGTCCGAGATGGAATGCGTTTTTCATATGGACTGA
- a CDS encoding SDR family oxidoreductase, with the protein MGRLAEKRAFVTAAGAGIGRATALAFAREGALVTATDIDEDALASLKQEAPAIATARLDVRDGAAVAAALAGAAPDILFNCAGFVHHGTILEMGDSDWEFSWDLNVTSMVRTIRAALPGMLERGSGTIINMASVASSIRGVPNRFAYGATKAAVIGLTKAIAADYVAAGIRAHAICPGTVESPSLEGRINAQPDPVAARAAFIARQPMGRLGKPEEVAVLAVYLASEEASYTTGQPHIIDGGWSN; encoded by the coding sequence ATGGGTCGATTGGCTGAAAAGCGTGCGTTCGTCACGGCGGCAGGCGCAGGTATCGGACGAGCAACCGCGCTGGCATTTGCGCGCGAAGGTGCCTTGGTGACCGCCACCGACATCGATGAAGATGCGCTTGCCAGCCTCAAGCAAGAGGCACCGGCGATAGCGACAGCCCGGCTGGATGTACGTGACGGCGCAGCGGTGGCAGCGGCGCTCGCCGGGGCGGCGCCAGATATACTCTTTAACTGCGCCGGCTTTGTGCATCACGGCACGATCCTCGAAATGGGTGATAGCGATTGGGAGTTTAGCTGGGACCTCAATGTCACCAGCATGGTGCGCACCATTCGTGCTGCCCTGCCGGGGATGCTGGAACGCGGGAGTGGCACCATCATCAACATGGCCTCGGTTGCCTCATCGATCCGCGGTGTACCGAACCGTTTTGCCTATGGCGCCACCAAAGCCGCTGTCATTGGCCTGACCAAGGCAATCGCTGCCGATTATGTGGCCGCCGGTATTCGCGCCCATGCGATCTGCCCTGGCACTGTCGAATCCCCGTCGCTCGAAGGCCGTATCAACGCCCAGCCTGATCCGGTGGCTGCGCGTGCCGCATTTATTGCTCGCCAGCCAATGGGGCGGCTCGGCAAGCCGGAAGAGGTGGCAGTGCTTGCAGTCTATCTCGCCTCGGAAGAGGCCAGCTACACCACTGGCCAGCCGCATATCATCGATGGCGGTTGGAGCAATTAG
- a CDS encoding IclR family transcriptional regulator, translated as MNERTKKYSAPALDKGLDILELLAESSEPLTMGKVAELLNRSKGEIFRMLVALEQRRYILRDEATDGFLIGNRLFEMAMKTAPTRDLVATAMPHISTVAHVLDQSCHLTVLSDTQIVVIARVEAPGELGFAVRLGYRRRVDHSTSGRVLAAFASPADRQRLIAEMQERYSDFDRAAFEAQIEHVIKQGYEKGPSSSVQGVTDLGAPIIGETGWVVGTLTVPFILRDGKHAGLEDAAAIVVREAAAISEELAVGMPRAVTI; from the coding sequence ATGAACGAACGGACAAAAAAATACTCCGCCCCAGCTCTGGACAAGGGTCTCGATATTCTCGAGCTGCTTGCAGAGAGCAGCGAGCCCTTAACGATGGGAAAGGTCGCAGAGCTCCTCAACCGCTCCAAGGGCGAGATTTTCCGCATGCTGGTCGCCTTGGAACAGCGGCGCTATATCCTGCGCGATGAGGCTACGGATGGTTTTCTGATCGGAAACCGTCTGTTCGAAATGGCGATGAAGACGGCACCGACCCGTGACCTTGTTGCCACCGCCATGCCGCATATCTCTACAGTGGCGCACGTCCTTGATCAATCTTGCCATCTCACCGTACTCTCAGACACCCAGATTGTCGTAATCGCCCGGGTTGAGGCGCCCGGCGAACTCGGCTTTGCCGTGCGACTGGGTTATCGCCGCCGGGTCGACCATTCGACATCGGGCCGGGTGCTGGCCGCTTTTGCAAGCCCGGCCGATCGGCAGCGGTTAATTGCAGAGATGCAGGAGCGCTATTCCGATTTCGACCGGGCCGCCTTTGAGGCTCAAATCGAGCACGTCATCAAGCAGGGATATGAGAAGGGGCCAAGCAGCAGTGTTCAGGGTGTCACCGATCTAGGGGCGCCCATTATCGGCGAAACCGGCTGGGTGGTTGGCACATTGACCGTGCCCTTCATCCTGCGGGACGGCAAACATGCCGGGCTTGAAGACGCCGCCGCCATTGTGGTGCGCGAGGCGGCAGCCATCTCGGAAGAACTTGCGGTCGGCATGCCCAGAGCCGTGACGATCTGA
- a CDS encoding NADP-dependent oxidoreductase, whose translation MADQQWVLSRRPEGRLHTDIFTLEEQPASEQPLAAGEVEVELRLFLCAPTMRNWMDPPGNNLYPSVPLGEAMLAPAGGRIIASNDPDRPVGADITCLGRWQSRFRLPGSETELVPSHLSLVDAMGQLGINPLTAWFGIHRIGVLHAGETLLVSGAAGSVGGVAVQLGRAIGARVVGIAGGPDKCRWLTETAGCDAAIDYQNEQLPEAIASACADGIDVFFDNVGGDTLDAAVDAMNRMGRIALCGQIAGYDGAAMRGPANMMRLIYGGITMRGFLVGDFAAEWETARADLKAQYESGAIVYRNDLREGFDQLPQHFGDLFQGHNNGTLLVMTDPGAKEARA comes from the coding sequence ATGGCTGACCAGCAATGGGTTCTCTCGCGCCGGCCAGAGGGTCGCCTGCACACAGATATCTTTACTTTAGAAGAGCAGCCTGCATCCGAGCAGCCGCTCGCTGCTGGCGAGGTGGAAGTGGAATTGCGCCTGTTCCTGTGCGCGCCGACTATGCGCAATTGGATGGATCCCCCGGGGAACAATCTTTATCCCTCGGTGCCGCTGGGGGAGGCTATGTTAGCCCCTGCAGGAGGCCGTATCATTGCCTCGAATGACCCCGACCGCCCAGTGGGGGCTGATATTACCTGTCTTGGGCGCTGGCAGAGCCGCTTTCGTTTGCCCGGCAGCGAAACCGAACTGGTACCGTCACATCTCAGCCTTGTGGATGCCATGGGACAGCTCGGTATCAATCCGCTTACCGCCTGGTTTGGAATTCACCGGATCGGGGTGCTTCATGCTGGCGAGACATTGCTGGTATCGGGCGCAGCGGGTTCGGTTGGCGGCGTCGCGGTCCAGCTGGGCCGCGCGATTGGTGCCCGCGTCGTCGGTATTGCCGGTGGGCCGGACAAATGCCGCTGGCTGACAGAGACAGCCGGCTGTGATGCCGCGATTGACTATCAAAACGAGCAGCTGCCTGAAGCCATTGCAAGCGCCTGCGCTGACGGGATCGATGTGTTCTTCGACAATGTCGGCGGCGACACCCTCGATGCCGCTGTGGATGCGATGAACCGGATGGGCCGCATCGCTCTGTGCGGTCAGATAGCAGGCTATGACGGCGCGGCTATGCGCGGTCCGGCCAATATGATGCGGCTCATCTATGGTGGCATCACCATGCGCGGTTTCCTCGTCGGTGATTTTGCCGCTGAATGGGAAACCGCAAGGGCGGATTTGAAGGCGCAATATGAAAGTGGCGCGATAGTCTATCGCAATGACCTGCGCGAGGGGTTTGACCAATTGCCACAGCATTTTGGCGACCTTTTCCAAGGGCATAACAACGGCACGCTGCTGGTGATGACCGACCCGGGGGCAAAGGAGGCGCGGGCATGA
- a CDS encoding PEP-utilizing enzyme: MTQLPTDNGLWGGEPDSPLVAAVHLSVRDLVRRRFTESGLDWDAFVAGPIDDVITKDDLAAIDAAILASGHRYSFSATISAVERPDAYQGLGALEGGFDHPDAPSEPADADGKALCGVGDNVVQGAADVTGVARYVRSAAQVIALMEEGVPEGSIAIIDDSGGTLTAPILESFAGLVCAGGTVRSHLGILAREYGIPCLMNVRLSGVAEGDRVLLETTAAARTADSYLTDTEMPARIWKLS, translated from the coding sequence ATGACGCAGCTGCCCACCGACAATGGCCTGTGGGGAGGGGAACCCGACTCACCGCTGGTTGCAGCGGTCCATCTGAGCGTCCGCGACCTGGTGCGGCGTCGCTTCACGGAGAGCGGGCTTGACTGGGACGCGTTTGTCGCCGGGCCAATCGACGATGTAATTACAAAGGACGACCTTGCTGCAATCGATGCCGCCATTTTGGCGAGCGGCCATCGTTACAGCTTTTCCGCCACCATCTCTGCGGTTGAGCGACCCGATGCGTATCAGGGTCTGGGCGCACTGGAGGGAGGCTTTGACCATCCCGATGCCCCGTCCGAGCCAGCCGATGCGGATGGCAAGGCGCTGTGCGGAGTGGGTGACAATGTGGTTCAGGGTGCCGCTGACGTGACCGGCGTCGCCCGATATGTGCGATCAGCCGCGCAGGTTATTGCGCTGATGGAAGAGGGGGTCCCCGAAGGCAGCATCGCCATTATCGACGACAGTGGCGGGACACTGACCGCGCCGATCCTCGAAAGCTTTGCCGGGCTGGTATGCGCAGGCGGCACAGTGCGCTCGCACCTCGGCATCCTCGCCCGCGAATACGGTATTCCCTGCCTGATGAATGTGCGCCTTTCGGGCGTGGCTGAGGGCGATCGCGTCCTTCTGGAAACTACCGCTGCTGCGCGCACGGCCGATTCTTATCTCACCGACACCGAGATGCCGGCGCGTATCTGGAAGCTGTCATGA